The following proteins are co-located in the Hydrogenophaga sp. RAC07 genome:
- the fusA gene encoding elongation factor G, protein MSRITPLERYRNIGISAHIDAGKTTTTERILFYTGVNHKIGEVHDGAATMDWMEQEQERGITITSAATTCFWKGMDMSFPEHRINIIDTPGHVDFTIEVERSMRVLDGACMVYCAVGGVQPQSETVWRQANKYKVPRLAFVNKMDRTGANFFKVVEQMKLRLKANPVPIVIPIGAEENFTGVVDLRKMKAIIWDEASQGMKFEFQEIPAELLETAKIWREKMVEAAAEASEELMNKYLEEGDLTEEEITHGLRVRTLAVEIQPMLCGTAFKNKGVQRMLDAVIELMPSPVDIADVKGTDDDEEVTTRKADDNEKFSALAFKLMTDPYVGQLTFVRVYSGVMKKGDSVYNPIKGKKERIGRIVQMHANNRQEVEEIRAGDIAACVGLKDVTTGETLCDPDAIIMLERMVFPEPVIAQAVEPKTKADQEKMGIALQRLAAEDPSFRVKTDEESGQTIIAGMGELHLEILVDRMKREFGVEANVGKPQVAYRETIRKTVEDSEGKFVRQSGGKGQYGHVVFKIEPNEAGKGFEFVDAIKGGVVPREYIPAVEKGVIEALTTGVLAGYPVVDVKVTLHFGSYHDVDSSEMAFKMAAIFGFKEGCRKASPVILEPMMAVEVETPEDYAGNVMGDLSSRRGMVQGMEDMVGGGKAIKAEVPLSEMFGYSTTLRSMSQGRATYSMEFKHYAEAPRNVAEAIVAARAK, encoded by the coding sequence ATGTCCCGCATCACGCCCCTTGAGCGCTATCGCAACATTGGTATTTCCGCGCACATCGATGCCGGCAAGACCACCACCACCGAACGCATCCTGTTCTACACCGGTGTGAACCACAAGATCGGTGAAGTTCACGATGGCGCGGCCACCATGGACTGGATGGAGCAGGAGCAGGAGCGCGGCATCACGATCACCTCGGCTGCCACGACCTGTTTCTGGAAGGGCATGGACATGTCCTTCCCCGAGCACCGCATCAACATCATCGACACCCCCGGCCACGTGGACTTCACCATTGAGGTGGAGCGTTCCATGCGCGTGCTGGACGGCGCCTGCATGGTGTATTGCGCCGTGGGTGGCGTGCAGCCCCAGTCGGAAACCGTCTGGCGCCAGGCCAACAAGTACAAAGTGCCACGTCTGGCCTTCGTGAACAAGATGGACCGCACCGGTGCCAACTTCTTCAAGGTCGTTGAGCAGATGAAGCTGCGCCTGAAAGCCAACCCCGTGCCGATCGTAATTCCGATCGGCGCCGAGGAAAACTTCACCGGCGTGGTGGACCTGCGCAAAATGAAAGCCATCATCTGGGACGAGGCTTCGCAAGGCATGAAGTTCGAGTTCCAGGAGATCCCGGCCGAGCTGCTCGAGACCGCCAAGATCTGGCGCGAGAAGATGGTCGAGGCCGCTGCTGAAGCGTCCGAAGAGCTGATGAACAAATACCTCGAAGAGGGCGACCTTACCGAGGAAGAGATCACCCACGGCCTGCGCGTGCGCACGCTGGCGGTCGAGATCCAGCCGATGCTGTGCGGTACCGCGTTCAAGAACAAGGGTGTGCAGCGCATGCTGGACGCCGTGATCGAACTCATGCCGTCGCCAGTGGACATCGCCGACGTCAAGGGCACGGACGATGACGAAGAAGTCACGACCCGCAAGGCCGATGACAACGAGAAGTTCTCTGCTCTGGCATTCAAGCTCATGACCGACCCGTACGTGGGCCAGCTCACGTTCGTGCGTGTGTATTCCGGCGTCATGAAAAAGGGCGACAGCGTCTACAACCCCATCAAGGGCAAGAAAGAGCGCATCGGCCGTATTGTTCAGATGCACGCCAACAACCGCCAGGAAGTCGAAGAAATTCGCGCCGGCGACATCGCTGCCTGCGTGGGTCTGAAAGACGTGACCACGGGCGAAACCCTGTGCGATCCCGACGCGATCATCATGCTCGAGCGCATGGTGTTCCCCGAGCCCGTGATCGCGCAGGCCGTGGAACCCAAGACCAAAGCAGACCAGGAGAAAATGGGCATTGCCCTGCAGCGCCTGGCCGCTGAAGATCCTTCGTTCCGCGTCAAGACCGACGAAGAATCGGGTCAGACCATCATCGCCGGCATGGGCGAGCTCCACCTGGAAATTCTGGTGGACCGCATGAAGCGCGAATTCGGCGTGGAAGCCAACGTGGGCAAGCCTCAGGTGGCCTACCGCGAAACCATCCGCAAAACGGTGGAAGACTCCGAAGGCAAGTTTGTTCGCCAGTCGGGCGGCAAGGGCCAGTACGGTCACGTCGTGTTCAAGATCGAACCCAACGAAGCCGGCAAAGGTTTCGAGTTCGTCGACGCCATCAAGGGCGGCGTGGTGCCACGCGAGTACATCCCCGCGGTGGAAAAGGGCGTGATCGAAGCGCTGACCACAGGCGTGCTCGCCGGTTACCCGGTGGTGGACGTCAAGGTCACCCTGCACTTCGGTTCATACCACGATGTGGACTCTTCCGAAATGGCCTTCAAGATGGCTGCCATCTTTGGTTTCAAGGAAGGCTGCCGCAAGGCCAGCCCGGTGATCCTCGAGCCCATGATGGCCGTGGAAGTGGAGACGCCTGAAGACTACGCCGGCAACGTGATGGGCGATCTGTCCAGCCGTCGCGGCATGGTGCAGGGCATGGAAGACATGGTCGGTGGCGGCAAAGCCATCAAGGCAGAAGTGCCCCTGTCCGAGATGTTCGGCTACTCCACGACCCTGCGTTCGATGTCGCAAGGCCGCGCCACGTACTCGATGGAATTCAAGCACTACGCCGAAGCACCGCGCAACGTGGCCGAAGCCATCGTTGCAGCACGCGCCAAGTAA